In Temnothorax longispinosus isolate EJ_2023e chromosome 2, Tlon_JGU_v1, whole genome shotgun sequence, one DNA window encodes the following:
- the Dia gene encoding protein diaphanous isoform X6, with the protein MANRRDKPAGFLDTWFGRPKKPGIRGQRGYSGSNTMPRPHSGDDINEIEQQRCIIERMDEETVNDRFEEMLANMNLTEEKKEPLRQQSESKKKEMLVLHYKGSIQDNRSKFDKPADYIQYLAQPDLSVNKIYSCIESLRIALTNNPLSWVQEFGTKGLKQVLATLNECYRNAFIYYDSDNRYERIQYECIRCLKAIMNNTVGIKEMLAHHEALTIVARSLEPTKPSVMSEAVKLLGAVCLISSDSHKKVLDAVTMNGEFKGRERFLPIVQGLMNKKNENLRVVCLQLINSIISSAEDLDFRLHLRNEVMRVGLADILEMLEKDESEDLATHLKIFNDHKEEDYEEFVQRFDNVRLELDDVNDCFEVVKNMVMDTSAEPYFLSILQHLLFIRDDALVRPAYYKLIEECISQIVLHRSGCDPDFSATKRFQIDVQPLIDTLVEKSRAEEERRLVEVTQKLEEAIASRQEAEAKLQHAENKIKELEQGTGKPGGPRSVCPPPPPMPGMGGGPPPPPPPPLPGGGGPPPPPMPGMTCPPPPPMPGSKGPPPPPMPGMGGGPPPPPMPGMGPPPPPMMGGFSPPPPAIQVLPHGLKPKKKWEVDVPLKRANWKAILPHKLTQKCFWTKVQEDRLASPEILDGLAQKFASKPSGKRMDDVVDKSAPTKKVKDLKVLDSKAAQNISILLGGTLKHMPYVEVKRCLFRCEGPVISDNILQGLIQYLPPPDQLSKLQMYKDQYDDLTEAEQFCVTISTIKRLLPRLRSLSFMLRYEELVQDIKPDIVAATAACEEVKSSKKFARILELILLLGNYMNSGSKNGQAFGFEISFLTKLTSTKDIDNKQTLMHYLVDTIERKFPECLSFVEELAHVDRASRVSLENVQRTLRQMETNIRNLEQDLTNAKVPQCDEDLFADVMRPFAKKARESYEVLQNMFKNMDTLYTDISEFFSFDKQKYTIEEFFGDIKTFKDDFLQSQREIMKLKEGEEKQRRAREAREKAEVEKAARAARKRALVDMNAHETQEGVMDSLMEALQTGSAFSRPDQRRKRQTRVAGAERRAQLNRSRSRTGLVGTGLLGRELSTELLSSA; encoded by the exons TTGGACACATGGTTCGGCCGGCCGAAGAAGCCCGGGATACGTGGACAGCGCGGCTACTCGGGCAGCAACACCATGCCCAGGCCGCACTCCGGCGACGATATCAACGAGATCGAGCAACAGCGTTGCATCATCGAGAGGATGGACGAGGAGACGGTGAACGATAGATTCGAGGAAATGCTG GCCAATATGAATTTGAcggaggagaagaaggagcCGTTGCGCCAGCAATCGGAGTCGAAGAAGAAGGAGATGCTGGTGTTGCACTATAAGGGTAGCATTCAGGACAACCGATCAAAATTCGACAAACCGGCGGACTACATACAGTACCTGGCGCAGCCCGATTTGAGCGTCAACAAGATCTACAGCTGCATCGAGTCCCTCAGGATCGCGCTCACTAATAATCCGCTTAGCTGGGTACAAGAGTTCGGCACCAAGGGTCTCAAGCAGGTTCTGGCGACTCTCAATGAATGTTACCGAAA TGCCTTCATATATTACGATAG tGACAACCGTTACGAGCGGATACAATACGAATGTATTCGCTGTTTAAAGGCTATCATGAACAATACTGTTGGTATAAAGGAGATGCTGGCGCATCACGAGGCTCTTACTATCGTGGCCAGATCATTGGAGCCGACGAAACCGTCCGTAATGTCCGAAGCTGTAAAGTTACTCGGCGCGGTATGCCTCATATCCAGCGATAGTCACAAAAAGGTTTTGGACGCGGTTACTATGAACGGCGAGTTCAAAGGTCGTGAGAGATTTCTGCCAATCGTACAGGGTTTGATGAACAAGAAGAATGAGAATTTAAGG GTAGTATGTCTTCAACTCATAAACTCGATAATATCATCCGCGGAAGACCTTGATTTTCGTTTACATCTGAGGAACGAGGTAATGCGAGTAGGTCTAGCCGATATTCTCGAGATGTTAGAGAAAGATGAGTCGGAAGATTTGGCAACGCATTTGAAGATCTTCAATGATCACAAAGAGGAGGATTATGAGGAATTTGTACAGAGATTTGACAACGTACGCTTAGAATTAGACGACGTTAATGATTGCTTCGAAGTAGTAAAAAACATGGTAATGGATACTTCCGCTGAGCCGTACTTCCTATCTATACTTCaacatcttttatttattcgagaTGATGCTCTAGTTCG aCCGGCGTATTATAAATTGATCGAGGAGTGTATATCGCAAATTGTGTTGCATCGTTCAGGCTGTGATCCGGATTTCAGCGCGACAAAGCGCTTCCAGATTGACGTACAACCGTTAATCGATACCCTAGTCGAAAAGTCACGGGCTGAGGAAGAACGCCGATTGGTGGAGGTGACGCAAAAGTTAGAGGAAGCTATAGCTAGTAGACAAGAAGCCGAAGCGAAGCTTCAGCATGCAGAAAACAAGATTAAAGAACTGGAGCAAGGAACGGGGAAGCCTGGTGGTCCC AGGTCTGTATGTCCGCCTCCACCACCTATGCCCGGAATGGGCGGCggaccaccgccgccgccacctcctcctcttcctggCGGTGGTGGTCCACCTCCACCACCGATGCCTGGAATGACATGTCCACCTCCGCCGCCTATGCCTGGCTCAAAAGGACCTCCGCCTCCACCTATGCCTGGTATGGGAGGGGGACCTCCACCACCACCTATGCCGGGAATGGGCCCACCACCGCCACCGATGATGGGGGGATTCTCTCCACCACCCCCAGCGATACAAGTTTTGCCTCATGGGTTAAAACCGAAAAAGAAGTGGGAAGTAGACGTTCCACTCAAAAGAGCGAATTGGAAAGCG ATTTTGCCTCACAAATTGACACAAAAGTGTTTCTGGACAAAAGTACAAGAAGATAGATTAGCTAGTCCGGAAATATTGGATGGTCTTGCGCAAAAGTTTGCATCGAAACCGAGCGGGAAAAGAATGGATGATGTAGTTGATAA GTCAGCCCCAACGAAAAAAGTAAAGGATCTTAAAGTTTTGGACAGTAAAGCAGCTCAAAATATATCGATACTTCTCGGTGGGACGCTAAAGCACATGCCTTATGTAGAAGTGAAAAGATGTTTATTTAGATGCGAAGGACCAGTTATTTctgataatatattacaagggTTAATTCAGTATTTACCACCGCCGGACCAATTGTCGAAGTTACAGATGTACAAAGATCAATACGATGACTTGACTGAAGCGGAACAGTTTTGTGTTACG ATATCTacgataaaaagattattaccCAGATTGAGATCATTAAGCTTTATGCTGCGATACGAGGAGTTGGTACAAGATATAAAACCTGACATAGTAGCGGCTACAGCGGCATGCGAAGAAGTGAAGAGTAGCAAAAAGTTCGCACGGATTCTCgaattaatattgttactcGGAAACTATATGAATTCCGGTTCGAAAAATGGTCAAGCGTTCGGATTCGAGATTAGTTTTCTTACAAAG CTGACCAGTACTAAAGACATTGATAACAAACAAACTCTTATGCATTACTTGGTGGATACGATAGAGAGAAAGTTTCCGGAATGTCTCAGCTTCGTTGAGGAACTAGCACACGTAGATCGCGCCAGTCGAGTGTCTTTAGAGAACGTTCAGAGAACGTTACGTCAAATGGAGACCAATATCCGTAATCTCGAACAGGATCTCACGAATGCCAAAGTTCCGCAGTGCGATGAGGACCTGTTTGCAGATGTCATGAGA CCATTCGCCAAGAAAGCCAGGGAATCTTACGAAGTTCTACAGAATATGTTCAAAAATATGGACACTTTGTACACGGACATCTCAGAATTCTTCTCCTTCGACAAACAGAAGTACACCATAGAGGAATTCTTCGGCGATATCAAGACGTTCAAAGACGATTTCTTG CAATCGCAGAGGGAGATAATGAAGCTGAAGGAGGGCGAGGAGAAACAGAGACGGGCAAGAGAAGCACGCGAGAAAGCAGAAGTAGAAAAGGCGGCGCGAGCTGCACGTAAACGCGCATTGGTCGATATGAATGCGCACGAGACGCAGGAAGGTGTCATGGATAGTCTGATGGAAGCGCTGCAGACTGGATCGGCCTTCAGTCGACCAGACCAACGACGCAAACGACAAACCCGCGTAGCTGGTG cGGAAAGGAGAGCGCAACTGAATAGGAGTCGATCGCGTACTGGATTAGTTGGAACTGGCTTACTAGGGAGGGAACTTTCGAC AGAGCTTTTAAGTTCGGCTTAA
- the Dia gene encoding protein diaphanous isoform X3 — protein MITDWLDTWFGRPKKPGIRGQRGYSGSNTMPRPHSGDDINEIEQQRCIIERMDEETVNDRFEEMLANMNLTEEKKEPLRQQSESKKKEMLVLHYKGSIQDNRSKFDKPADYIQYLAQPDLSVNKIYSCIESLRIALTNNPLSWVQEFGTKGLKQVLATLNECYRNAFIYYDSDNRYERIQYECIRCLKAIMNNTVGIKEMLAHHEALTIVARSLEPTKPSVMSEAVKLLGAVCLISSDSHKKVLDAVTMNGEFKGRERFLPIVQGLMNKKNENLRVVCLQLINSIISSAEDLDFRLHLRNEVMRVGLADILEMLEKDESEDLATHLKIFNDHKEEDYEEFVQRFDNVRLELDDVNDCFEVVKNMVMDTSAEPYFLSILQHLLFIRDDALVRPAYYKLIEECISQIVLHRSGCDPDFSATKRFQIDVQPLIDTLVEKSRAEEERRLVEVTQKLEEAIASRQEAEAKLQHAENKIKELEQGTGKPGGPRSVCPPPPPMPGMGGGPPPPPPPPLPGGGGPPPPPMPGMTCPPPPPMPGSKGPPPPPMPGMGGGPPPPPMPGMGPPPPPMMGGFSPPPPAIQVLPHGLKPKKKWEVDVPLKRANWKAILPHKLTQKCFWTKVQEDRLASPEILDGLAQKFASKPSGKRMDDVVDKSAPTKKVKDLKVLDSKAAQNISILLGGTLKHMPYVEVKRCLFRCEGPVISDNILQGLIQYLPPPDQLSKLQMYKDQYDDLTEAEQFCVTISTIKRLLPRLRSLSFMLRYEELVQDIKPDIVAATAACEEVKSSKKFARILELILLLGNYMNSGSKNGQAFGFEISFLTKLTSTKDIDNKQTLMHYLVDTIERKFPECLSFVEELAHVDRASRVSLENVQRTLRQMETNIRNLEQDLTNAKVPQCDEDLFADVMRPFAKKARESYEVLQNMFKNMDTLYTDISEFFSFDKQKYTIEEFFGDIKTFKDDFLQSQREIMKLKEGEEKQRRAREAREKAEVEKAARAARKRALVDMNAHETQEGVMDSLMEALQTGSAFSRPDQRRKRQTRVAGGKLYRTYIERQMVKKDQAAQAYIFSNTLDKSAKLINRYENLTPTEIMRRDMLPSRIMAGIRAADDSSNFLTPEENQEMYKRILIDEAKKTPRQTRHSSRVTFFQKKKLCSRCNRAYYTAMPVFEETPKRDILLKTFRNLESRCVNAESDLSPLVDGNVSINRACILSPVKQRRVVVSKIRKRNSIVRRTISNRKRIRASNTVTKRRRLHTYLQSPSSMSITMPPIVNTPGANSVDEKMSKSIDDFRTKTLRPPFAPMRLLRSKNFENLTYDENHNIRDLRNSRFFNSSISTQFPSSDSITKAQSPLVTEISGVMLLSENSPLHLINVLPSNSVRAAGKGLNVSGETSGLLANTYKQFAPENNSDANINHNTSRKSKDKSWKKKWKFWQMPINTI, from the exons ATGATCACGGACTGG TTGGACACATGGTTCGGCCGGCCGAAGAAGCCCGGGATACGTGGACAGCGCGGCTACTCGGGCAGCAACACCATGCCCAGGCCGCACTCCGGCGACGATATCAACGAGATCGAGCAACAGCGTTGCATCATCGAGAGGATGGACGAGGAGACGGTGAACGATAGATTCGAGGAAATGCTG GCCAATATGAATTTGAcggaggagaagaaggagcCGTTGCGCCAGCAATCGGAGTCGAAGAAGAAGGAGATGCTGGTGTTGCACTATAAGGGTAGCATTCAGGACAACCGATCAAAATTCGACAAACCGGCGGACTACATACAGTACCTGGCGCAGCCCGATTTGAGCGTCAACAAGATCTACAGCTGCATCGAGTCCCTCAGGATCGCGCTCACTAATAATCCGCTTAGCTGGGTACAAGAGTTCGGCACCAAGGGTCTCAAGCAGGTTCTGGCGACTCTCAATGAATGTTACCGAAA TGCCTTCATATATTACGATAG tGACAACCGTTACGAGCGGATACAATACGAATGTATTCGCTGTTTAAAGGCTATCATGAACAATACTGTTGGTATAAAGGAGATGCTGGCGCATCACGAGGCTCTTACTATCGTGGCCAGATCATTGGAGCCGACGAAACCGTCCGTAATGTCCGAAGCTGTAAAGTTACTCGGCGCGGTATGCCTCATATCCAGCGATAGTCACAAAAAGGTTTTGGACGCGGTTACTATGAACGGCGAGTTCAAAGGTCGTGAGAGATTTCTGCCAATCGTACAGGGTTTGATGAACAAGAAGAATGAGAATTTAAGG GTAGTATGTCTTCAACTCATAAACTCGATAATATCATCCGCGGAAGACCTTGATTTTCGTTTACATCTGAGGAACGAGGTAATGCGAGTAGGTCTAGCCGATATTCTCGAGATGTTAGAGAAAGATGAGTCGGAAGATTTGGCAACGCATTTGAAGATCTTCAATGATCACAAAGAGGAGGATTATGAGGAATTTGTACAGAGATTTGACAACGTACGCTTAGAATTAGACGACGTTAATGATTGCTTCGAAGTAGTAAAAAACATGGTAATGGATACTTCCGCTGAGCCGTACTTCCTATCTATACTTCaacatcttttatttattcgagaTGATGCTCTAGTTCG aCCGGCGTATTATAAATTGATCGAGGAGTGTATATCGCAAATTGTGTTGCATCGTTCAGGCTGTGATCCGGATTTCAGCGCGACAAAGCGCTTCCAGATTGACGTACAACCGTTAATCGATACCCTAGTCGAAAAGTCACGGGCTGAGGAAGAACGCCGATTGGTGGAGGTGACGCAAAAGTTAGAGGAAGCTATAGCTAGTAGACAAGAAGCCGAAGCGAAGCTTCAGCATGCAGAAAACAAGATTAAAGAACTGGAGCAAGGAACGGGGAAGCCTGGTGGTCCC AGGTCTGTATGTCCGCCTCCACCACCTATGCCCGGAATGGGCGGCggaccaccgccgccgccacctcctcctcttcctggCGGTGGTGGTCCACCTCCACCACCGATGCCTGGAATGACATGTCCACCTCCGCCGCCTATGCCTGGCTCAAAAGGACCTCCGCCTCCACCTATGCCTGGTATGGGAGGGGGACCTCCACCACCACCTATGCCGGGAATGGGCCCACCACCGCCACCGATGATGGGGGGATTCTCTCCACCACCCCCAGCGATACAAGTTTTGCCTCATGGGTTAAAACCGAAAAAGAAGTGGGAAGTAGACGTTCCACTCAAAAGAGCGAATTGGAAAGCG ATTTTGCCTCACAAATTGACACAAAAGTGTTTCTGGACAAAAGTACAAGAAGATAGATTAGCTAGTCCGGAAATATTGGATGGTCTTGCGCAAAAGTTTGCATCGAAACCGAGCGGGAAAAGAATGGATGATGTAGTTGATAA GTCAGCCCCAACGAAAAAAGTAAAGGATCTTAAAGTTTTGGACAGTAAAGCAGCTCAAAATATATCGATACTTCTCGGTGGGACGCTAAAGCACATGCCTTATGTAGAAGTGAAAAGATGTTTATTTAGATGCGAAGGACCAGTTATTTctgataatatattacaagggTTAATTCAGTATTTACCACCGCCGGACCAATTGTCGAAGTTACAGATGTACAAAGATCAATACGATGACTTGACTGAAGCGGAACAGTTTTGTGTTACG ATATCTacgataaaaagattattaccCAGATTGAGATCATTAAGCTTTATGCTGCGATACGAGGAGTTGGTACAAGATATAAAACCTGACATAGTAGCGGCTACAGCGGCATGCGAAGAAGTGAAGAGTAGCAAAAAGTTCGCACGGATTCTCgaattaatattgttactcGGAAACTATATGAATTCCGGTTCGAAAAATGGTCAAGCGTTCGGATTCGAGATTAGTTTTCTTACAAAG CTGACCAGTACTAAAGACATTGATAACAAACAAACTCTTATGCATTACTTGGTGGATACGATAGAGAGAAAGTTTCCGGAATGTCTCAGCTTCGTTGAGGAACTAGCACACGTAGATCGCGCCAGTCGAGTGTCTTTAGAGAACGTTCAGAGAACGTTACGTCAAATGGAGACCAATATCCGTAATCTCGAACAGGATCTCACGAATGCCAAAGTTCCGCAGTGCGATGAGGACCTGTTTGCAGATGTCATGAGA CCATTCGCCAAGAAAGCCAGGGAATCTTACGAAGTTCTACAGAATATGTTCAAAAATATGGACACTTTGTACACGGACATCTCAGAATTCTTCTCCTTCGACAAACAGAAGTACACCATAGAGGAATTCTTCGGCGATATCAAGACGTTCAAAGACGATTTCTTG CAATCGCAGAGGGAGATAATGAAGCTGAAGGAGGGCGAGGAGAAACAGAGACGGGCAAGAGAAGCACGCGAGAAAGCAGAAGTAGAAAAGGCGGCGCGAGCTGCACGTAAACGCGCATTGGTCGATATGAATGCGCACGAGACGCAGGAAGGTGTCATGGATAGTCTGATGGAAGCGCTGCAGACTGGATCGGCCTTCAGTCGACCAGACCAACGACGCAAACGACAAACCCGCGTAGCTGGTGGTAAGTTGTATAGGACGTACATCGAGAGGCAAATGGTGAAGAAGGACCAAGCAGCTCAAGCATACATATTTAGTAATACTTTAGATAAATCTGCTAAGCTAATAAACAGATATGAAAATTTAACTCCAACTGAAATTATGCGACGCGATATGCTTCCGAGCAGGATTATGGCTGGAATACGCGCGGCGGACGATTCATCGAACTTCCTTACGCCAGAAGAAAATCAAGAAATGTACAAGCGAATACTGATAGACGAGGCCAAAAAGACGCCTAGGCAGACGAGGCATTCGTCCAGAGTCACgttctttcaaaaaaagaaattgtgcAGCCGCTGTAATCGCGCGTATTACACGGCAATGCCGGTGTTCGAAGAGACACcgaaaagagatattttgctAAAAACATTCAGGAACTTGGAGTCCAGATGCGTTAATGCTGAATCGGACTTGAGTCCGCTAGTTGATGGAAACGTTTCTATTAATCGAGCGTGTATACTTAGTCCCGTTAAGCAAAGGCGCGTTGTAGTCAGCAAGATACGTAAGAGAAACAGCATTGTGCGCCGCACCATATCGAATCGCAAACGTATACGTGCAAGCAACACAGTCACAAAGCGCCGTAGGCTGCACACTTACTTGCAAAGTCCATCCAGTATGAGTATCACTATGCCACCGATCGTGAACACGCCTGGCGCGAATTCTGTAGATGAAAAGATGTCAAAATCGATCGATGATTTTCGTACTAAGACACTCAGACCGCCGTTCGCTCCGATGAGACTTTTAAGAtcgaaaaatttcgaaaatctgACATATGACGAGAATCATAATATACGGGATTTGAGAAACTCAAGATTTTTTAACTCAAGTATATCTACTCAGTTTCCGAGTAGCGATTCGATAACTAAAGCGCAGTCGCCGCTAGTGACAGAGATAAGTGGAGTTATGTTATTATCGGAAAATAGTCCGTTGCATTTAATAAACGTCTTACCGTCAAATTCTGTTCGTGCTGCTGGAAAAGGTTTAAATGTGTCCGGGGAAACCTCTGGACTACTTGCAAACACATACAAGCAATTCGCTCCGGAAAATAATTCAGatgcaaatattaatcataataCATCGAGAAAATCAAAGGATAAGTCATGGAAAAAGAAATGGAAGTTTTGGCAAATGCCGATAAATactatttaa